Proteins encoded within one genomic window of Halocatena marina:
- a CDS encoding energy-coupling factor transporter transmembrane protein EcfT — protein MLTYEPGRSIAHRLDPRAKFAVQIGFALAAFSHTTPHGLLVLTVLTAFILAAAALSPLVAVQEVRYALPFLIAGPLLSALVLGPPWIELTETFMPTLASYRVLLVLLVSVAYVRTTPVRDSRAAVQRVVPGRIGRLLSIGVALVFRFLPVLMSDLFRARTAMQARLGTERRLTDRMRIITIAGIQRVFERADRLGMALRARCFSWNPTLPALHFSLWDAPALLLAAGLVVWALV, from the coding sequence ATGCTGACCTACGAACCCGGCCGGTCAATCGCGCATCGGCTCGATCCACGGGCGAAATTCGCCGTCCAAATTGGATTCGCTCTCGCAGCGTTCTCTCATACGACTCCGCACGGATTACTGGTCTTGACTGTGCTCACTGCGTTTATTCTCGCGGCAGCAGCGCTCTCTCCGCTCGTTGCCGTCCAAGAGGTTCGCTATGCGCTGCCGTTTCTGATTGCGGGACCACTACTTTCGGCCCTCGTTCTGGGGCCACCGTGGATTGAACTCACTGAGACATTCATGCCAACACTTGCGAGCTATCGCGTCCTTCTCGTACTGCTTGTCAGCGTCGCATACGTCCGGACAACGCCAGTTCGTGATTCGCGGGCGGCTGTCCAGCGGGTCGTTCCTGGGCGGATCGGCCGCCTTCTCTCTATCGGTGTGGCGCTTGTCTTTCGGTTCTTACCGGTGCTGATGTCCGATCTCTTTCGGGCGCGCACTGCGATGCAAGCGCGACTCGGGACCGAGCGCCGTCTCACTGATCGGATGAGAATCATCACGATCGCAGGAATCCAGCGGGTGTTCGAGCGGGCCGACCGACTGGGGATGGCACTCCGTGCACGATGTTTCTCGTGGAACCCGACGCTACCGGCGCTTCATTTCTCGCTTTGGGACGCACCAGCGCTCTTACTGGCCGCTGGACTCGTCGTTTGGGCACTCGTCTGA
- a CDS encoding sulfatase encodes MSNSTPNILMFHCHDLGRYLGCYGRDIETPNIDAIAESGVLFENHYATAPQCSPSRGSRMTGRYPHVNGLIGLAHDGWMLNADEVTLPAYLNRCGYETHLFGLQHVADDPDRLGFDRIHSGRSLSPAVLPTIQKVNRARNVAASLESFFESGAFDAPFFISAGVFEAHRLKPADGSGFDDPSYVSDDPDTIDPPAFLPDEPVVRKELAAMHGMIHAVDDAVGTITRALEAAGIDEETLVVFTTEHGIAFPRAKGSCYDPGIEAALIMQYPSVIDGGVRCEELISNIDLVPTLLDLLEEPIPERIEGQSFLSLLTGKTYHPREQLFAEITWHDHYVPVRAIRTSEYKYLRSFWHLPRVYIPNDVYTSAVGRELHDLQSGQRPYEELYDLNADPHEQTNLIDHPEYQHVRIQLRERLGHWMEQTDDPLLDGPVFPADYDEILPEHTD; translated from the coding sequence ATGAGCAACAGCACGCCGAATATTTTAATGTTTCATTGTCATGACCTCGGACGATATCTCGGGTGTTACGGGCGAGATATCGAGACACCGAATATTGACGCCATCGCTGAAAGCGGGGTGTTGTTCGAAAATCACTACGCAACGGCTCCACAGTGTTCACCAAGTCGAGGTAGCCGCATGACTGGCCGATATCCTCATGTGAATGGACTGATCGGTCTCGCACACGACGGTTGGATGCTCAATGCGGACGAGGTCACTTTGCCAGCGTATCTGAACAGGTGTGGCTACGAGACGCACTTATTCGGTCTTCAGCACGTAGCTGATGATCCTGATCGGCTCGGATTCGATAGAATTCACTCTGGAAGGAGCCTCTCACCAGCGGTGTTACCCACGATTCAGAAGGTGAACCGGGCACGCAACGTCGCGGCGTCTCTCGAAAGCTTCTTCGAAAGCGGTGCGTTCGACGCTCCGTTTTTCATTTCGGCTGGTGTTTTCGAGGCACACCGTCTGAAACCTGCTGACGGGTCGGGGTTTGACGATCCAAGCTACGTCTCCGACGATCCCGACACGATCGATCCACCGGCGTTTCTCCCGGACGAACCTGTTGTCAGAAAAGAACTTGCAGCGATGCACGGAATGATCCACGCTGTCGACGATGCGGTCGGAACAATCACTCGCGCACTCGAAGCAGCTGGAATCGACGAAGAGACGCTCGTCGTGTTCACAACCGAGCACGGTATTGCCTTCCCACGAGCGAAGGGATCGTGTTACGATCCCGGCATCGAGGCGGCCCTGATCATGCAGTATCCGAGCGTAATCGATGGCGGCGTTCGGTGTGAGGAACTCATCAGCAACATCGATCTGGTGCCCACGTTGCTCGATCTCCTTGAGGAACCAATTCCGGAACGGATCGAGGGTCAGAGCTTCCTGTCCTTGTTGACCGGCAAAACCTATCATCCTCGAGAACAGCTGTTTGCCGAAATCACGTGGCATGATCACTACGTTCCGGTACGGGCGATCAGAACCAGCGAGTACAAGTATCTGAGATCGTTCTGGCACCTCCCACGAGTGTATATCCCGAACGATGTCTACACGAGCGCAGTCGGTCGAGAGCTGCACGATCTCCAATCTGGCCAGCGACCCTACGAGGAGCTGTACGATCTCAATGCCGACCCGCACGAGCAGACAAACCTGATCGACCATCCCGAGTATCAACACGTCCGCATCCAACTTCGCGAACGGCTCGGTCACTGGATGGAACAGACGGACGACCCGCTGCTTGACGGTCCTGTTTTTCCCGCCGATTACGACGAAATCCTCCCCGAACACACGGACTAG
- the fer gene encoding ferredoxin Fer, with protein sequence MDSPFDVLGISPDADEAEIDRAYRQRVKEAHPDHGGSTSEFQLVRMAYEELQVGDSVDTKAVESDTDGPEEEEPQTRVEYLNYEVLDDYGWSLDDEDLFSNAASADLSPTDFGQFLVRPHESLLEAAENRGFTWPFACRGGACANCAVAVIAGEIAMPVNHVLPTEILDRGIRLSCNAMPITEELKVVYNVKHLPYLDELRLPPRPFEQACLGD encoded by the coding sequence GTGGACTCTCCGTTTGATGTTCTCGGGATCAGCCCCGATGCGGACGAAGCAGAGATCGATCGCGCGTATCGACAGCGAGTGAAGGAAGCACACCCAGATCACGGTGGCTCAACCAGTGAATTTCAGCTCGTTCGAATGGCCTACGAGGAGCTTCAAGTGGGCGATAGTGTCGACACCAAAGCTGTCGAGTCCGACACGGATGGACCAGAAGAGGAGGAGCCCCAGACTCGAGTTGAGTACCTCAACTACGAAGTTCTCGATGACTACGGGTGGTCACTCGATGATGAGGATTTGTTCAGCAACGCGGCAAGCGCGGATCTCAGCCCAACAGATTTTGGTCAGTTTCTCGTTCGGCCACACGAATCGCTCCTTGAAGCCGCTGAAAACCGTGGCTTTACGTGGCCATTCGCCTGTCGAGGTGGAGCGTGTGCCAACTGTGCGGTTGCTGTCATAGCAGGGGAGATAGCGATGCCTGTTAATCACGTGCTTCCGACGGAAATACTCGACCGTGGGATTCGACTCTCCTGCAACGCTATGCCGATTACAGAAGAGCTGAAGGTCGTCTACAACGTCAAACACCTTCCGTACCTCGATGAACTTCGGTTGCCTCCTCGCCCGTTCGAGCAAGCGTGTCTTGGTGACTGA
- a CDS encoding cell surface glycoprotein related protein: MGNLWTGTVTLAVLLAAIVAVPATVAAQDEQTFVVVQGSECVQITPLGDGTQSVENFYDYRSTTTTARGQYTSYGTRDIQLSQTSQVFVYAGSEGLSLVFLHDRFGDDDGGFAATADISGLPTDGEWAIEDDSYTNRDDVFRHSATSSHIEWVSNGNRTDGGAFRGLGSSNYRTISIDIAFNDESNRYPFDEWQGSPSQNQLEEWVVRSGSGETTELDMDEPIEISPGTCSGGISTFTPTETATSTSTPTMSASAETDSDQSSTAAPIQADESTESGGAGVMSNNTVNDLGVGVATVLAAIVVLLALLALVRQN; encoded by the coding sequence ATGGGGAATTTATGGACCGGGACAGTCACGCTCGCTGTACTTCTTGCGGCGATCGTGGCCGTTCCGGCAACGGTAGCAGCACAAGATGAACAGACATTTGTCGTCGTGCAGGGTTCAGAATGTGTCCAAATCACGCCACTCGGCGATGGTACACAGTCGGTCGAGAATTTCTACGATTACCGGTCGACGACAACGACCGCACGGGGGCAGTACACCTCGTATGGAACGAGAGACATTCAACTGAGCCAGACGAGTCAAGTGTTCGTCTATGCTGGCTCAGAGGGACTGAGTCTCGTGTTCCTCCACGATAGATTCGGAGACGACGACGGTGGGTTCGCTGCGACAGCCGACATCTCTGGGCTACCGACAGACGGCGAATGGGCAATCGAAGACGATTCGTACACCAACCGCGACGACGTCTTCAGACACTCCGCCACATCGAGCCACATCGAATGGGTCTCGAACGGCAACCGAACCGACGGAGGGGCATTCCGCGGACTCGGTAGCTCGAACTATCGGACCATCTCTATCGACATCGCGTTCAATGACGAGTCCAACCGCTATCCGTTCGACGAGTGGCAAGGATCACCCAGCCAGAACCAGCTCGAAGAGTGGGTCGTCCGTTCTGGGTCGGGTGAAACGACCGAGCTCGACATGGATGAGCCGATCGAAATCAGTCCCGGTACCTGTAGTGGTGGCATAAGCACGTTTACCCCAACAGAGACGGCCACCAGTACGAGCACACCGACGATGTCGGCGTCGGCAGAGACCGATTCCGACCAATCCAGTACAGCAGCACCGATCCAAGCGGACGAGTCAACAGAGTCCGGAGGAGCGGGCGTAATGAGCAATAACACAGTCAACGATCTCGGTGTCGGTGTCGCTACCGTGCTCGCCGCAATCGTTGTTCTCCTCGCGCTGCTCGCGCTCGTGCGCCAAAACTAA
- a CDS encoding biotin transporter BioY, translating to MTEQRHGGDGDGETGAASVDTELVGDEVVTNVARAALFAALIGAFSYVSFPNPVSPNPVTLQVLGVFLAGILLGPIWGSAACGLYLFAGMLGAPVFAGGAAGFGVLIGQTAGYLWSTPLAAFAVGTIVHGGLSLSDPEAVGLARLVGAMVVGTVLIYALGITGMMIVLRLGLEEAVIAGAVAFIPAEALKIAAAVGIVRSSAIAAE from the coding sequence ATGACCGAACAGAGACACGGCGGTGATGGGGATGGCGAAACGGGTGCTGCATCGGTCGATACCGAACTCGTTGGCGATGAAGTGGTAACCAACGTCGCCCGCGCGGCGCTGTTCGCTGCTCTGATCGGCGCGTTTTCATACGTGAGTTTCCCGAATCCGGTCTCACCAAATCCGGTCACGCTGCAAGTGCTGGGCGTGTTTCTCGCCGGGATTCTTCTCGGGCCGATCTGGGGTAGTGCAGCCTGCGGGTTGTACTTGTTTGCGGGTATGCTCGGTGCGCCGGTGTTCGCAGGCGGTGCAGCGGGCTTTGGCGTTCTGATCGGTCAGACGGCCGGATATCTCTGGTCAACCCCGTTAGCAGCGTTTGCTGTTGGTACCATCGTCCATGGCGGTCTCTCACTGTCTGATCCGGAAGCGGTGGGTCTCGCCCGACTCGTCGGCGCGATGGTCGTCGGTACGGTGCTCATCTACGCGCTGGGTATTACGGGGATGATGATCGTCCTCCGTCTTGGTCTTGAAGAGGCGGTTATTGCGGGCGCAGTTGCGTTTATCCCGGCTGAGGCACTGAAGATCGCGGCTGCGGTCGGAATTGTCCGTAGCAGCGCGATAGCCGCAGAATGA
- a CDS encoding alpha/beta hydrolase: MSGTSANDRRATELDSDAQDLLDTLVDVGAPDISQLSPEQTRAVLGDLYTPDVDPILVADVKERKIRAYGRDIRIRIYDPDPSQNLPAAVYFHGGGWVAGNLDTHDGVARSLATESNCIVVSVDYRKAPEHPFPAAVEDTYLATKWVSDNAESLGADGSLAVIGESAGGNLAAVVAQMAVEKDVSTPTIDQQVLLYPVTDHSFDTLSYEENADGYFLTARAMVWFWNHYLRDDIDGANPRASPLRAPERVLAELPPATLITCGYGPLRDEGFAYGTALAEAGVSVEHINYDGMIHDFANMRRLAEPFPSIEAANDVRMRASDALKAAFR, translated from the coding sequence ATGTCTGGGACTTCAGCAAACGATCGACGCGCCACAGAACTTGACTCGGACGCACAAGACCTACTAGACACGTTGGTAGACGTGGGTGCACCCGATATTAGTCAACTATCCCCTGAGCAGACGCGAGCGGTCCTCGGTGATCTGTACACACCGGATGTTGATCCAATACTGGTCGCAGACGTCAAGGAACGCAAGATTCGGGCGTATGGCCGTGATATTAGGATACGGATCTACGATCCCGATCCGAGTCAGAACCTTCCTGCAGCCGTCTACTTCCACGGAGGAGGCTGGGTCGCTGGCAACCTGGATACTCACGACGGTGTTGCCCGATCGCTGGCAACCGAGAGCAACTGCATCGTCGTCTCTGTAGATTATCGGAAAGCACCGGAACACCCATTCCCTGCTGCTGTGGAAGACACATACCTTGCAACGAAGTGGGTCTCAGACAACGCCGAATCGCTTGGTGCCGACGGAAGCCTTGCAGTCATCGGCGAGAGCGCTGGCGGCAATCTCGCGGCCGTTGTCGCGCAGATGGCTGTCGAGAAGGACGTTAGTACTCCGACAATCGATCAGCAGGTGCTGCTCTATCCGGTAACCGACCACTCATTCGACACTCTCTCCTACGAGGAGAATGCCGACGGATATTTCCTGACCGCGCGAGCAATGGTGTGGTTCTGGAATCACTACCTCCGTGACGATATCGATGGAGCAAATCCACGAGCGTCTCCACTTCGCGCTCCCGAGCGCGTCCTCGCTGAACTCCCCCCAGCGACGCTGATCACTTGCGGGTACGGCCCGCTACGCGACGAAGGATTCGCGTACGGAACGGCGCTCGCCGAGGCTGGCGTCTCTGTCGAGCACATCAACTACGACGGGATGATCCACGACTTCGCCAACATGCGTCGGCTTGCAGAGCCGTTTCCGAGCATCGAAGCAGCAAACGACGTGCGTATGCGTGCTAGTGATGCGCTCAAAGCGGCCTTCAGATAA
- a CDS encoding energy-coupling factor ABC transporter ATP-binding protein, translating into MIEIHDLTYRYGTSDGRSETDGTAPVIDGVSLTIEDGSFVVLAGPNGSGKTTLVRQFNGLLDPDSGTVSVNGQPVSDNTVAARTAVAMTFQDPRDGFVAATVGADVAFGPENLGLSRTEIDRRVEEALTAVQLDGHKADRIDRLSGGEQARVAIAGALAMDPDHLVLDEPFAGLDEPARQSVLDRLTALYADGTGIVVVTHDLRDMVNLADRLLVMHEGQVALDSPPETAVEQLSGLGVRPPC; encoded by the coding sequence ATGATCGAGATCCACGACCTCACCTACCGATATGGGACATCGGACGGTAGATCGGAGACCGATGGAACGGCCCCAGTTATTGACGGCGTTTCACTCACCATCGAAGACGGTTCCTTTGTCGTGCTCGCCGGACCGAACGGATCGGGGAAGACGACACTCGTCCGGCAGTTCAACGGCCTTCTCGATCCAGATTCGGGAACAGTGTCGGTAAATGGCCAGCCAGTCAGCGACAACACCGTGGCTGCCCGAACTGCGGTAGCGATGACGTTTCAGGATCCACGAGATGGGTTCGTCGCTGCCACCGTTGGTGCTGATGTCGCGTTTGGCCCGGAGAACCTTGGCCTCAGTAGGACCGAAATCGACCGACGGGTAGAGGAAGCGCTTACTGCAGTCCAACTGGACGGCCACAAAGCGGACCGTATCGATCGATTGTCTGGTGGGGAACAGGCGCGCGTTGCTATTGCAGGCGCGCTAGCGATGGATCCGGATCATCTCGTGCTCGATGAACCGTTTGCAGGTCTCGATGAACCGGCCCGACAATCAGTGCTCGACAGGCTCACAGCGCTCTACGCTGACGGCACGGGTATCGTCGTCGTCACCCACGACCTTCGAGATATGGTAAACCTCGCTGATCGTCTTCTCGTTATGCACGAAGGACAGGTGGCACTCGATAGCCCTCCGGAAACGGCGGTTGAACAGCTGTCGGGGCTTGGTGTCCGCCCCCCATGCTGA
- a CDS encoding DNA mismatch repair protein, which yields MQLEDYWGVGPKTAALLREALDESAAIEAIESADSRPLVQAGVSRGRATRILRRAQDDDGMDILSTRDARQVYRDVVELAEAYAVTEHAADRIRVLTPLTSRPAIDERLDETMAAVDTWDALTEETRKAVLDAFTAYDRQSGKAAAVETAIALRDLDLTDGVFAPLVDLDSDALEDAAHALRALETDGSIADGADEALTHLNADLGTIEDLAADADGLLDAIETEARDASTFRETLLRQITSETTLDPTLVRDAMPNEATDASMFVTETLRALTEDLREQIAEREAIVRTDLEATIERVDDDVTAAITAVDDIALQVSLARFALAFDMQRPTFVEEQPALVVRGARNLDLLAADETVQSITYAVGSHDGDIDAPTDDRVAVLTGANSGGKTTLLETLCQVALLAHMGLPVPADAAVVSLTDALVFHRRHASFNAGVLETTLRSVIPPLTDAGQTLMLVDEFEAITEPGRAADLLHGLVTLTVEREALGVFVTHLAEDLEPLPDSARVDGIFAEGLTADLDLEVDYQPRFTTLGQSTPEFIVSRLVAQANDASERYGFETLARAVGQEVVQGTLADAQWTDARAQSPESGTE from the coding sequence GACGAGCAACACGCATTCTCCGACGCGCTCAGGACGACGACGGAATGGATATTCTTTCGACACGTGATGCCCGTCAGGTGTATCGCGATGTCGTCGAACTCGCCGAAGCGTATGCGGTCACCGAGCACGCCGCAGACCGTATCCGTGTCCTGACACCGCTGACCTCCCGCCCGGCCATCGACGAACGGCTTGATGAGACGATGGCTGCTGTCGATACGTGGGATGCGCTCACCGAAGAGACCCGCAAAGCGGTGCTCGATGCGTTCACAGCATACGATCGTCAATCTGGAAAAGCGGCGGCTGTCGAGACGGCAATTGCACTCCGAGATCTTGATCTCACTGACGGTGTGTTTGCCCCGCTTGTCGACCTCGACAGCGACGCGCTCGAAGACGCCGCACACGCGCTGCGAGCACTGGAAACAGATGGATCGATTGCAGACGGCGCTGATGAGGCTTTGACTCACCTCAACGCTGATCTCGGAACAATCGAAGACCTGGCTGCCGACGCTGATGGTCTCCTCGACGCGATCGAGACAGAGGCACGCGATGCGAGTACATTCCGAGAGACACTCCTCAGGCAGATCACGAGTGAGACAACCCTCGATCCCACATTGGTTCGTGATGCAATGCCGAACGAGGCGACCGACGCGTCGATGTTCGTGACCGAGACGCTGCGAGCACTCACAGAGGACCTCCGCGAGCAGATCGCTGAGCGAGAAGCCATCGTCCGCACAGATCTCGAAGCGACCATCGAGCGGGTCGACGACGACGTGACCGCAGCCATCACTGCTGTCGATGACATCGCTCTTCAGGTGTCACTTGCCAGATTCGCGCTCGCGTTCGACATGCAACGGCCGACGTTCGTCGAGGAGCAACCCGCGCTCGTCGTTCGGGGTGCCCGCAACCTCGATTTGCTCGCAGCCGATGAGACGGTCCAGTCGATTACGTACGCAGTCGGATCACACGACGGAGACATCGATGCACCGACCGATGACCGAGTGGCGGTGCTCACGGGAGCGAACAGTGGCGGTAAAACGACCCTCCTCGAAACGCTCTGTCAGGTGGCGCTGTTGGCACACATGGGACTGCCCGTCCCGGCTGATGCAGCCGTTGTCAGCCTCACGGACGCACTCGTGTTCCACCGGCGACACGCCTCGTTCAACGCAGGTGTTCTAGAAACGACGCTCCGGTCGGTCATCCCCCCGCTAACGGATGCTGGTCAGACCCTTATGCTGGTCGATGAGTTCGAGGCGATCACCGAGCCAGGTCGTGCAGCAGATCTCCTGCACGGTCTCGTTACGCTCACTGTCGAACGTGAGGCGCTCGGAGTGTTCGTCACGCATCTCGCTGAGGACCTCGAACCGCTCCCCGATTCAGCGCGTGTCGATGGGATCTTCGCCGAGGGTCTCACGGCGGATTTGGACCTCGAAGTCGATTATCAGCCCCGCTTCACCACACTCGGCCAATCAACGCCGGAGTTCATCGTCTCACGACTCGTTGCCCAAGCGAACGACGCGAGCGAGCGGTACGGTTTCGAGACACTTGCGCGGGCGGTTGGCCAAGAGGTCGTTCAAGGAACGCTCGCTGATGCACAATGGACCGACGCACGTGCGCAATCTCCCGAAAGCGGTACCGAGTGA
- a CDS encoding Xaa-Pro peptidase family protein — protein sequence MYDRNFMEGTRGTQAVDWEERIDVKRLREERFNKALQRLEDTDLGSLLLVSDPNIRYVTGLAMTGGSGADHYTLLTENGDVVHWDTADHASNQRFNCPWLDDIRYACPGLGNVPRASGRDSARAFLTQKMADLVYEAMEEYGVHTEPMGLDVDTGLVGAFENNGVDVRTKECIDLMHDARKVKTRDEIECLRQVAAICEAGFQQVVENTAPGKRESEIWGDVTKELWRQGAFVGGGYLTSGPNTWPKHQANTTDRSIRPGDIVYADMYNIGYLGYRSCYYRTFSVGKPTQAQQDAYEIARDNLYDVLERIEPGATTDEICKGFPDMDGEHAEWYGADEHWQMTTNHWAHGLGLQLYEMPLIWRGLSPDHPIEIEEGMTMAVETMEPADRQGVRVEEMVVVRENGVEVLSQWPIEKITQIDY from the coding sequence ATGTACGATCGGAATTTCATGGAGGGAACACGAGGAACACAGGCAGTGGACTGGGAGGAGCGAATCGACGTCAAGCGACTCCGTGAGGAACGATTCAACAAGGCGTTACAGCGGCTTGAGGATACTGACCTTGGCTCACTATTGTTGGTCTCGGACCCGAACATCCGCTATGTGACCGGTCTTGCGATGACTGGCGGTTCGGGTGCGGATCACTACACGCTTTTGACTGAGAATGGCGACGTAGTTCACTGGGACACCGCAGACCACGCCTCGAACCAGCGATTCAACTGCCCGTGGCTCGACGACATCCGCTATGCCTGTCCTGGTCTCGGGAACGTCCCTCGGGCCTCGGGTCGTGACTCGGCGCGGGCGTTTCTCACCCAGAAAATGGCCGATCTCGTCTATGAAGCGATGGAGGAGTACGGCGTCCACACGGAGCCGATGGGACTCGACGTCGACACGGGGCTTGTCGGGGCCTTCGAGAACAACGGTGTGGACGTTCGGACGAAGGAGTGTATCGATCTGATGCACGACGCGCGGAAAGTGAAGACCCGCGACGAGATCGAGTGTCTTCGTCAGGTCGCGGCGATCTGTGAAGCTGGTTTCCAGCAGGTCGTCGAGAACACGGCGCCAGGAAAGCGCGAATCAGAGATTTGGGGCGACGTGACGAAGGAACTCTGGCGACAGGGCGCGTTCGTCGGTGGTGGCTACCTCACGAGCGGTCCGAACACGTGGCCGAAACACCAAGCGAACACGACTGATCGTTCCATCCGACCTGGCGACATCGTCTACGCCGACATGTACAACATCGGCTATCTCGGGTACCGCTCGTGTTACTACCGCACGTTCTCGGTCGGCAAACCGACCCAAGCCCAGCAGGACGCCTACGAGATCGCACGCGACAATCTCTACGACGTGCTCGAACGCATCGAACCGGGCGCAACGACCGACGAGATCTGTAAGGGATTTCCAGACATGGACGGCGAGCACGCCGAATGGTACGGCGCTGACGAACATTGGCAGATGACGACGAACCACTGGGCACACGGACTAGGACTCCAACTCTACGAGATGCCGCTCATCTGGCGCGGGCTGTCGCCAGACCACCCGATCGAGATTGAGGAGGGAATGACGATGGCCGTCGAAACGATGGAGCCCGCAGACCGTCAGGGTGTTCGGGTTGAGGAGATGGTCGTAGTACGCGAGAATGGCGTCGAAGTCCTCAGCCAATGGCCGATCGAGAAAATCACGCAGATTGATTACTAA
- a CDS encoding sulfatase, whose protein sequence is MTSPPSRSSSEIRGRYAVKKGTTCASQEYATNSCRMIERPNIAIVVLDTARAKDTVPADPTVTPTLAALAESGTEYQNAFSSAPWTLPSHASLFTGTYPTEHGAHGDHTYLDGSLRTIADIFREAGYETVGVSNNTWITDEFGFSRGFETFRTGRECTRSSDSSTNSGLERSITKLKRSVHTLAMRTARQRGFLDSQQSTDDGGTQTTDWIEHWISDRTTQDPFFLFVNYIEPHAEYRPSRKYAERFLPADATYEEAMAVRQDPRGYDVGQYDLSDRELALLRALYRAEIASVDAYLGRLADSLLTNERETILVVMGDHGENIGDHGLFGHQYSTHDTVLHVPLIVHGGAFAGGKSNTQLVQPLDLPPTLLDAAGINAPEARKQFSGRSIHPTIDTEAREQVFAEYISPQPSIATLKARFGELPDQFERVAQTRRTVRTTEEKLVRRSDGSLTYYRIDDDPMEQTNLVGKRPMRVAALENQLDEWQASIDRTTVPTEVSISDATEQRLADLGYR, encoded by the coding sequence ATGACATCACCACCGTCACGATCATCTTCTGAGATCCGAGGCCGCTATGCGGTAAAAAAAGGAACCACCTGTGCAAGTCAGGAGTACGCAACGAATAGCTGTCGGATGATCGAACGTCCGAACATCGCTATCGTCGTGTTAGATACCGCGCGAGCAAAAGATACTGTTCCCGCGGATCCAACGGTTACGCCAACACTTGCAGCTCTTGCCGAAAGCGGGACCGAGTATCAAAACGCCTTCTCCAGCGCGCCGTGGACACTCCCTTCGCACGCATCACTATTCACGGGAACGTATCCGACAGAACACGGGGCACACGGCGATCATACGTATCTCGACGGTTCGCTGCGGACGATTGCAGATATTTTCAGAGAAGCGGGCTACGAGACAGTTGGTGTCTCGAATAATACGTGGATCACTGACGAATTCGGATTTAGCCGTGGATTCGAGACGTTCAGAACTGGACGAGAGTGTACACGATCAAGCGACAGTAGCACGAACTCCGGACTAGAGCGATCGATCACGAAGCTCAAGCGCTCGGTCCACACGCTTGCGATGAGAACCGCTCGTCAACGCGGCTTCCTCGATAGTCAACAATCAACCGACGACGGTGGAACCCAGACGACTGACTGGATCGAACACTGGATCAGCGACCGCACTACACAGGATCCGTTTTTCCTCTTCGTGAACTACATCGAACCGCACGCCGAATATCGCCCATCACGAAAGTACGCCGAACGATTCCTCCCAGCGGATGCGACGTACGAAGAGGCAATGGCGGTCAGACAAGATCCCCGCGGATACGACGTTGGGCAGTACGATCTTTCAGACCGTGAACTGGCGCTGTTGCGTGCGCTCTATCGCGCCGAGATCGCTTCGGTCGATGCCTATCTTGGCCGACTGGCGGACTCGCTGTTAACAAACGAGAGAGAGACAATTCTCGTCGTGATGGGTGACCACGGCGAAAATATCGGCGACCACGGACTGTTCGGACACCAGTACAGCACTCACGATACGGTGTTGCACGTACCACTGATCGTTCATGGAGGTGCGTTCGCCGGCGGGAAATCCAACACCCAACTGGTGCAACCGCTGGATCTCCCCCCAACGTTGCTCGACGCAGCCGGAATCAACGCACCAGAAGCACGCAAGCAGTTCAGTGGACGATCAATACATCCGACTATCGATACCGAAGCCCGAGAGCAGGTGTTTGCGGAGTATATCTCTCCACAACCCTCGATTGCAACACTCAAAGCGCGATTTGGAGAGCTTCCAGACCAGTTCGAAAGAGTAGCACAGACGCGACGAACAGTCCGGACCACCGAAGAGAAACTCGTCCGCCGGTCGGATGGGTCACTGACATACTATCGCATCGACGACGATCCGATGGAGCAGACCAATCTCGTCGGAAAACGACCAATGCGGGTGGCAGCACTCGAAAACCAGTTGGATGAGTGGCAGGCGTCAATCGATCGAACAACCGTACCGACTGAAGTATCGATATCTGATGCGACCGAACAACGGCTCGCTGATCTTGGCTACCGTTGA